The Zonotrichia albicollis isolate bZonAlb1 chromosome 9, bZonAlb1.hap1, whole genome shotgun sequence genome has a window encoding:
- the LOC141730203 gene encoding olfactory receptor 14C36-like: MSNSSSIRHFLLLALADTRQLQLLHFCLLLGISLAALLGNGLIISAVACGHHLHMPMFFFLLNLALSDLGSICTTVPKAMHNSLWDTRNISYTGCAAQLFFFVFFISAELSILTIMCYDRYVSICKPLHYGTLLGSRACAHMAAAAWASAFLYSLLHTTNTFSLPLCHGNVLGQFFCEIPPILKLSCSNSYLRELKVIVFSISLALGCFVFIVFSYVQIFRAVLRIPSEQRRHKAFSTCLPHLAVVSLFLSTAVFYYLKPPSMSSPSLDLALSVLYSVVPPALNPLIYSLRNQELKAAVQRLMSGWFRKC; the protein is encoded by the coding sequence atgtccaacagcagctccatcaggcacttcctcctgctggcattggcagacacgcggcagctgcagctcctgcacttctgcctcttgctgggcatctccctggctgccctcctgggcaacggcctcatcatcagcgccgtagcctgcggccaccacctgcacatgcccatgttcttcttcctgctcaacctggccctcagcgacctgggctccatctgcaccactgtccccaaagccatgcacaattccctctgggacaccaggaacatctcctacacaggatgtgctgctcagctctttttctttgtgttcttcatctcagcagagctttccatcctgaccatcatgtgctacgaccgctatgtgtccatctgcaaacccctgcactacgggaccctcctgggcagcagagcttgtgcccacatggcagcagctgcctgggccagtgcttTTCTCTATTCACTTCTGCACACAACCAATACATTttctctgcccctgtgccatggcaatgtcctgggccagttcttctgcgAAATTCCCCCGATCCTCAAACTCTCCTGCTCAAATTCCTACCTGAGGGAACTTAAGGTTATTGTTTTTTCCATCTCTTTAGCacttggttgttttgtgttcattgttttctcctatgtgcagatcttcagggctgtgctgaggatcccctctgagcagcgacggcacaaagccttttccacctgcctccctcacctggctgtggtctctctgttcctcagcactgccgTATTTTACTACCTGAaacccccctccatgtcctccccatccctggatctggccctttcagttctgtactcggtggtgcctccagccctgaaccccctcatctacagcctgaggaaccaggaactcaaggctgcagtgcagagacTGATGTCTGGATGGTTTAGGAAATGTTAA